The nucleotide sequence GGACGGGTCGTCGTAGCTCTCCCAGCCGCTGTGCCGCAACGTCACCAGCGTGCCGCCGCCGTCGACCGCGGCGAAGGAGACCTCGACCAGCCCCGCGGCGTCGGCCGGCCGGCCCGGGTGCCAGGTGAACGCGACCACCGCGGGCGGCTCCCACCGGGTCACCGTCCCCCAGGCCGCCTCGTCGCCTGCCTCGGAGCGCTCGACGATGACGCCGTCCTCGAACGCGACGGTCGCGGCCTCGCCGTAGACGCTGAACCGGGCCAGCGGCCACCAGCGCCCGATGCCGGC is from Jiangella alkaliphila and encodes:
- a CDS encoding SRPBCC domain-containing protein, whose translation is MSPVPEIRRELLVEAAPAVAFDVFTAGIGRWWPLARFSVYGEAATVAFEDGVIVERSEAGDEAAWGTVTRWEPPAVVAFTWHPGRPADAAGLVEVSFAAVDGGGTLVTLRHSGWESYDDPSTARADYDRGWPLVLGRYRDELGRTTASRAPDPS